The Cupriavidus necator DNA window ACCGGCGCGCTGTTGGCCGGAGAGTGCGGCGCCGCCACCTGCGGCACCAGTGCCGCGGCGTCGAAGCGGTGTGTGGCCAGCACCGGTGCATCGGGGTCCGTGCGCCAGTGGGCCAGGTCGATTGCGGCCAGCGTCTGCGCCGGCACGCCGGCCTCGGCCAGCCAGCCGAGCGTGACCGCGTCGGGCGCCACCAGGCCGGTCTGCGCGCCCAGCTCGGCGCTCATGTTGGCCAGCGTCATGCGCTCCTGCATCGGCAGCGCGGCGACGGCGCTGCCGGTGTACTCCAGCGCCTCATAGCGGCCGCCGCCCATGCCGAGCGTCGCGCACAGGAACAGCATCATGTCCTTGGCGCAGACGCCCGCTGCAAGCTGGCCGTCCCATTGCAGCCGGATGGTATTGGGCACGCGCAGCCAGATCTCGCCGGTGGCCAGCACGCCGGCCATCTCAGTCGCGCCCACGCCGAACATATAGGCGCCGAAGGCACCGCCGGTGGGGCTGTGGCTGTCGCCGCCGACAATCAGGCGGCCCGGCAGCACATGGCCGCGCTCGGGCAGCACCACATGGCAGATGCCTTCGGCGTCGATGAAGTGGGCGCCGGACTGGCGCGTCCAGTCGCGCGTGAAGCGCAGGATCGACTCGGCCTGGGCATCGCCGCCCGGCACGAAATGGTCGGTCACCACCACATAGCGCGACGGGTCCCAGACCCCGGTGCCAAGCTCTTCCAACAGCGGCGCCACGCGGCGCGGGCCGCTGGAGTCGTGCGACATCGCCAGGTCGACCCGGCAGATCACCACCGTGCCGATCTCCGCATGCGCCAGCCCGGCGGCGCGCGCAACCAGTTTCTGCGCCAGCGTGGCGGGAGTATGGCTCATTCCGGCGAGGCTCCCGAATACTTGACCACGGCGGCCCAGCGCCTGACGTCCTGCTTCACGAAGGCGGCGAAGGCGTCGGGCGGCGTGCCCATCGGCTGCGCCCCGTCGTTCTCCAGGCGCTTGCGCACCGCGGGCGTTTCCAGCCCCTTGCGCGCGGCCTGGTACAGCGCCTGCGTGACTTCGTGCGGCATGCCGGCCGGACCGAACAGGCCGAACCACGCGCTCGATTCAAAGCCCTTCACGGTGGCGCCGATCGGCGCCGCGCCCGGGAACTGCGGCAGGGCCGCGGGGCTGGTCACGCCCAGCACCTTGAGCTTGCCCGCGCGCACATGCGGCAGCACGTTGATGGTGCTGGCGAACATCAGGTCGCACTGGCCCGCCAGCACGTCGGTGAGC harbors:
- a CDS encoding 3-isopropylmalate dehydratase large subunit, yielding MSHTPATLAQKLVARAAGLAHAEIGTVVICRVDLAMSHDSSGPRRVAPLLEELGTGVWDPSRYVVVTDHFVPGGDAQAESILRFTRDWTRQSGAHFIDAEGICHVVLPERGHVLPGRLIVGGDSHSPTGGAFGAYMFGVGATEMAGVLATGEIWLRVPNTIRLQWDGQLAAGVCAKDMMLFLCATLGMGGGRYEALEYTGSAVAALPMQERMTLANMSAELGAQTGLVAPDAVTLGWLAEAGVPAQTLAAIDLAHWRTDPDAPVLATHRFDAAALVPQVAAPHSPANSAPVDQAAGEPVQIAYLGACTGAKLEDLRMAARVLRRRRVAAGVTLQVAPASRRDQLLAEQEGTLGILTDAGATLLPNACGACAGYGAARFPAGSRAIASTARNFSGRMGDAGSAVWLGSPMTVAASAVTGRITDPRTLLE